A single region of the Marmota flaviventris isolate mMarFla1 chromosome 10, mMarFla1.hap1, whole genome shotgun sequence genome encodes:
- the Atpaf1 gene encoding ATP synthase mitochondrial F1 complex assembly factor 1, whose amino-acid sequence MEGTRGPGADSPEEEEMGSAMAAMVMAAGGAGPAVLQVAGLYRGLCTVRSRALSLGFVSPSQLRAFPMRLGSGRPSGGAEGSEVGAELEANPFYDRYRDKIQQLRRSDPAAFESRLEKRGEFRKQPVGHSRQGDFIKCMEKTDTLGKQSISRGFTKDKTLSSILNIEMVKDKTAEEIKQIWQQYFAAKDTVYAVIPKEKFDLIWNRAQSCPTFLCALPRREGYEFFVGQWTGTELHFTALINIQTRGDTAASQLILYHYPELKEEKGLVLMTAEMDSTFLNVAEAQCIANQVQLFYGTDRKETYGLVETFNLRPNEFKYMSVIAELEQSGLGAELKCTQNQDKT is encoded by the exons ATGGAGGGGACGCGCGGGCCGGGGGCCGACTCTCCtgaagaggaggagatggggtCGGCCATGGCGGCTATGGTGATGGCTGCTGGTGGCGCGGGCCCAGCTGTCCTGCAGGTGGCCGGGCTCTACCGAGGCCTGTGCACGGTGCGGAGCCGCGCCCTGAGCCTTGGGTTCGTTTCACCCTCACAGCTGCGCGCTTTCCCTATGCGCCTCGGCTCAGGCCGGCCTTCTGGGGGCGCGGAGGGCAGTGAGGTCGGGGCCGAGCTCGAGGCCAACCCCTTCTACGACCGCTACCGAGACAAGATTCAGCAGCTGCGCAG GTCTGACCCAGCTGCTTTTGAGTCTCGCTTAGAGAAGCGCGGTGAGTTTCGAAAGCAGCCAGTGGGGCATTCACGACAAGGTGATTTTATCAAGTGTATGGAGAAG ACAGATACCTTGGGGAAACAGTCTATAAGCAGAGGATTCACTAAGGACAAG acTCTCAGTTCAATCTTAAACATTGAGATGGTGAAAGACAAAActgcagaagaaataaaacag ATTTGGCAGCAGTATTTTGCAGCAAAAGATACAGTCTATGCAGTTATTCCT AAAGAGAAGTTTGATTTGATCTGGAACCGGGCGCAGTCCTGTCCAACA tttctGTGTGCACTACCAAGAAGGGAAGGTTATGAGTTCTTTGTAGGACAGTGGACAGGTACTGAACTCCACTTCACTGCACTTATAAATATTCAG ACCCGGGGGGACACTGCAGCCAGCCAACTGATTTTATATCACTACCCTGAACTTAAGGAAGAAAAGGGCCTAGTACTGATGACAGCAGAAATGGATTCCACTTTTCTG AATGTTGCTGAGGCACAGTGCATCGCCAACCAAGTCCAGCTCTTCTATGGCACTGATCGGAAAGAGACCTATGGTTTAGTGGAGACCTTTAACCTCAGACCAAATGAATTCAAATATATGTCTGTCATCGCTGAATTGGAGCAAAGTGGACTTGGAGCAGAACTGAAATGTACCCAGAACCAGGATAAGACTTAA
- the Tex38 gene encoding LOW QUALITY PROTEIN: testis-expressed protein 38 (The sequence of the model RefSeq protein was modified relative to this genomic sequence to represent the inferred CDS: inserted 1 base in 1 codon; substituted 3 bases at 3 genomic stop codons), with amino-acid sequence MDYEKKDMGLAGMWVTLYFGFLGLCSIITGGCILFLHWKKNLQQEERAQQWXTYSPLLYXINKRCQYGMNAAINTGPPWAVTKTEIKVEIPDSLWGSDTPEGRHYANRGSSPKAEASVPLQPDLVVPQQPLSNWMAXHRTRSPFPIMFXEIPFAPPLRNQPPMLNHSACYSFAICIKSNVHFYSLPTLTHGVNCFNAKPFASEV; translated from the exons ATGGATTACGAAAAGAAGGATATGGGCCTTGCTGGCA TGTGGGTCACGTTGTACTTTGGATTTCTGGGGCTATGCTCTATTATAACTGGCGGCTGCATTCTCTTTCTGCACTGGAAGAAGAACCTCCAGCAGGAGGAGCGTGCCCAGCAGT GCACTTACAGCCCACTCCTGTACTAGATAAACAAGCGATGCCAATATGGCATGAATGCAGCTATCAACACAGGCCCTCCCTGGGCTGTTACCAAAACTGAGATTAAAGTTGAGATTCCAGATTCTCTGTGGGGGTCAGACACCCCTGAAGGCAGGCATTATGCCAACAGAGGCAGCAGCCCCAAGGCAGAGGCCTCTGTTCCCCTGCAACCTGATCTGGTGGTCCCACAGCAGCCTCTTTCTAACTGGATGGCATAGCACAGGACCAGATCTCCATTCCCAATTATGTTTTAGGAGATACCCTTTGCCCCACCCCTTCGCAATCAACCTCCAATGCTGAACCACTCTGCCTGCTACTCATTTGCCATCTGTATCAAAAGTAATGTCCACTTCTATTCCCTTCCCACACTGACCCATGGGGTGAACTGTTTCAATGCAAAGCCTTTTGCTTCAGAGGTATAG